The Toxotes jaculatrix isolate fToxJac2 chromosome 14, fToxJac2.pri, whole genome shotgun sequence genomic interval gctgaaactaGTTCCTAGTAAATTTCTTCCTGTTTGAGCAATGTTCCAAAATTTCCGTCTTTACAAATATGCTTGTGGCTGTGAATCAGACATGCTCAGGAACACCTGTTGGTTTtggtcagcattttttttttacttttgaagGATCATCGAACGGATGGATGTCATAATTTCCTGGCAGTGCAGAACTCAAAGACAAATGATTactaaactaaaagaaaaaaacaggaaaaagacaaactgtATATGAACAACCATTTTTATTCTTCATGTATGCATACGTTTTATGCTATTTTTGTAATCTGTTCCAAAATACTGTCTTGTAGAATTGTGTGACTTTGAGGAGGGGAGCTGTAACTGGCAGCAGCAGACCACTGATGACTTTGACTGGGTCCGACAGTCGGGCTCCACTCACAACCCCAACACGGGTCCAGACGCCGACCACACCACCAACACACCCGCGGGTCATTACTACTACCTGCCCTCGTCTGTTGCTGACCGTGCTGGCCAGACAGCCACAATGTCTTCACCACTGTACCCTGCAGGTCAGAGGGCCGCCAGTGTGTTCTCCACTGTCATCAGCCAATTCCTTTGAGATCTACTTTTCTCTAAAGAAAACTCAAATAACTAAGCAGTCTAAAGTTTACCGAGGTAAAGGGTttaacagtgacagtgttatGCTGCTGTGGCTAATTGGtgtaatatttcacaaaaaaatgttttttccttccTATGGTCCTTCAGGCAAAGGAGCTTGTGTGCAGCTGTGGTATCACATGTATGGTAAAGGCATGGGGACGCTGAATGTTTACCAGCAAAGTgaagaagggaaggaagccCTGATTTTCTCTCAGACAGGAGACCAGGGTCGGCTATGGAGGTTCGCCCAGGCTTCACTGCTGCCCCGGGTTCAGCCTTACAGAGTGAGTACTAAGACTAAAATGATATCTAAAACTTTCTGTATATCCATTGAGCAGTTTCCATCATCATGTTGCTTTCTGTTTCAGATTGTGGTGAAAGGTGTGAAGGCCGGCCCCACCCAGGAGGGAGACATGGCTTTTGATGATGTACAGCTGACGGACGCTCAGTGTCCACCTCCTGGATTTTGTGACTTTGAGGGCAACATGTGTAGCTGGAGCAACCTTGGTGGAGGAGTCGACCAGGGGGACTGGCTCCGCAGCAGAGGAGCCTCTCCGAACCCCCACACCGGACCCAGTGTTGATCACACCACCAACTCAAAACATGGTTGGTAATAATTTACATAGTACATGGATCATAGTATCAGTACAGTTAAAACCAGCAAAACCAAGTCTGATCAGACAGTGAAATGTGCAATATTGTAGCTTTAGTGCTGCAGACCACCTGCACATACTTGTTCAAAATGATATTGACTACATccacttaaaataaaataaatataagagcttttcttgtcatttatatttttgatgTCTCTTGCGATGCTTCCACCAGGTTACTATCTGTATGTGGACAGCTCAGTGGGTGAGTGGGGAGACACGTCCTTCCTGATTAGTGATGTGTTCCAGCCGTCCACCAGAGGGCACTGTCTCAAATTCTGGTACCACATGTATGGCAGCCATGTTGGGACTCTCAGAGTTTATGTAAATGACAGGTAACTGTTAACATCTGAGGGGGAGCAACATTAAACATGAACTGTGTATTAATTAACTGCTACAATACCCTAATTTAAATTGGTAATGTCCTGTCCCATAGAAAAATGCATACTGGTGGCAACGAAGAGGGGATTCTGAAGTGGATTGAGACGGGAAACAAGGGAGACAAGTGGCGGATGGCTAGTGTGTCTGTTAAACATGAAGAAGCATTCTGGGTAATGATAGGTTTCATCAGAGCAAATGCAAATAGTTTTATGACGAAAAAgtcaggttttttgttttgtcagagtCTATGGTCAAGCTTTTCTTGctgtagttgttttgtttgctggATTAACAGTCAATAACTACACATACACTTAAAACACCATGCACGGTTTTGGATCCAtatttacagaaacaaaacttcCCCCCAAAAATTGTATGTTCTGTGACACAGAACTGTTTTCTAATAAACTACAGCTGAAATGCAACAGCTTCATTTCAGTGGGGGGGGGAAATGTGTCCTCTGACCAAGTATAGAAGCTTTTACTTTAACCAGTTAAAGaactgttttcttgtgtgttctTTGAATTTTATCATTCATGTGCTGAAGTTGAcgcccccccgccccctttttttcttttttaaattttttgtcacagtttgtgtttgcgtATCAGAGGGGGATGAATACAGGTGGGGATGCTGCTCTTGATGACATTTCCATCTTCCCTGGCGGCTGCTACTCAGATCCCCCTATCAACCCTCCTGATGGCAACAGTGGTAACTTGAAATCCTCCTTAGCTACTTCAACTGAGCATCTATCATAACTACTTTACTGTGGGGTATTTTACAGGaaattagaaaaagaaagaatcatTCTCTAATGTATAAGCTCATGTAAAATCatcatgtgtctctgtgtctgcagataTGTTGTCCATAGGCCTCGCAGTTGGTCTGACTCTGCTGGCTGGAGTCATCATCTCCGTGTTTCTCTTTATGCTGAACAGGAAACGTAGTGCAATGTACACGGCGATTGAAATGCATAAATAATTAACATAATATGCATAATAACATTGAAGAATTATCATTTATGTTGTTGGCTGACatttctgcttgtgtgttttaggAACCAGTCGACAATTATGAATAACGACGTAATTGACCAGAATTCTATGTTTGACCTCTTTGACTGCAAAATAGATGTAAGTAAGAGAGGATTTGATAACCAAGCATTTTGTCTTGACtccaaaaaacacagatgataaaagatgtttttcttccCAGGGCACGGAACATGGAACTGAAtctgacttttctttcttcaacAAGCTGTATGATCCGTCGCCTGACACCACCATGGCTTCATCTGATGCTTAATCCAGATCATAGTCCAGATTAATAGTTATAGTAAAACAGATACCCCATAACCAATTTGTAAATAATGCCTGTGTACAAGGTAGTTTAATTCCACTAACATTTATTTAAGAGATGAAATGTTCATGTCATTGTGCTGAGAAAAATGGATAAAGGGATGTGATGGCAGTTCAGTGAGAATACATGTTGTGCCAAAAGTTTATAGTGTTTTAGTTCtaagaaaatattgttttcattttccttgaTCAATTGACTGTTTGGTTTATGAAACCATCACAATTATCCCACAGTGACAAATGCTTGCtctttccaaataaataaataaataaactaaaattaCTCAAAGCAGCAAGTCCTTGCATCTGACAAGTGGGAACTATGTTAAAGTTACCTTTTTGTCAACTGAGTCTGGGATTGCTTGGCTCTGTTTCTGTACTGCTGTCATCTACAATCTGCTCTTAACAGCTCAGGAGAACTCTGGAGCTCGCTCACATTTAAGAGCATTTTAAGTCAGAAAAAGATTAACACCTTTTATTTCTAAATTGGTGAGtaggagttaaaaaaaaactgaggaattctgctttttcttacaaaatccaaattttcagttttttcaggGCGCAGGTTGTTAAACATTAAGTGCTTTTGGAGACGACCATAAAATGCAGGTACATCTTCGCCGCTCCTGCGTATAATTTCGGATGAATTTGGGAGATTAGACGCCAAGAGCTGGGATGTACAAGCCTCCCTATCGCTCGGTCGcagtcatatttttttcccctttcagaCAAACGTAGACATGCGAACACATATATccacaagcagaaaaaaacagcagacattGCTTAAAGCCAGACAAGCCCTGTAAACCATGTGAGACATGTTACGCTGAACGGACCGACCCCTTTTACATGTGACTGAAGTCGCACAGGGAGCCGCAGGAAGCGTCTGAGAGCTGCACGGAAAGAACAATGGGAGTTCAAGTGGATACCATAAGACCAGGAGACGGTGaggttttctttattattattattttaatatgtcgatgttttaatattatatttttcgtttttttaaaatacagcattttaaaCCAACGTTTTCTCCCTTTAGGAGCGACTTTTCCGCAAAGAGGGAGGACTGTTACCGTGCACTACGTTGGTAAGACACGGTGAAAGGCTTCATTCACCCATTTTTACTTGAAATAGCCGATATTACCCGGTCAAGTATATGCCTTTATTCGATTTTAAATTGAAATCGCATTGTTTCGCGGTTGGGGAATATGCCCATTTGCTTTCTTGCGGAGAATTAGACGAGGAGATCGTTGCCACTCGTGTGAATGAGGCTAACGTTATAGCCTATCTTATAGCCTAGCCTAgcctagcttagcttagctggAAATGAGAGCGGAAACGGATAGCCTGGCTGTGTTCGTCTGCTAACCAGCGCTCACCAGTCAACGCGTTATGTAATTTCTTTAAAACCGAAATGTAACATCAACATTTTTCTTGCCAGATCCAGGCCAGCGGTTTCCCCATATGCCCTGTGTTTGAGCTAAGCTAAACCGTGCTAACGGGATCCTGGCTGTAGCTTGAACATGAATGCACAGACACGACAGAGGTGTCGATCTTCTCAACCTGAACTGTCGAGCTATCCCTTAACCGGTGTAATTCTGCCTCAGTGTGTGCACCGATTAATGAATTTAACAATGCTGTATTTTAGTGCTACAAACACGCTTGAGATGTAATATTTGTGGAGGCATTATGTAACCATAGGGCGTATGGCTGCAGCAGATTATTGGAGAATTGGATCCTTACATTTTAGAAGTGGAAATCAGGGAGTGTTCGGCATTTTTGCCTTAGAAGTTGCTGTTAATTAATCATTGATCAGCTAATTCTTGAATTGACTAACCGTCACAGCGTGTTGTTGAACAGGCACGCTGACAAATGGGAAAAAGTTCGACTCCTCCAGGGACCGGGGCGAGCCCTTCCAGTTCAAACTTGGAGCGGGCGAAGTAATTCGTGGTTGGGATGAAGGTGTAGCTCAGGTAAGGAGAGGAATTTTGAAGGGGcaatccactgattttacacatcaaaatcGGTTTACTTTCAATGATAGATTCACTCCACGATTGCCAGAGCCAGCTGGCCACCTGAGACAGCATTTGCCCTGCAGCAGGTTCATATATAATGTAACTGTTCACATTGTCAGATTTATGGGCAAAAATGGCAaatttatccatttaaaatgaaatccaaAACACTGTGCAAAAAGAGAAGGGGCCAAATCACTGTATGTTGTATagacattttatatattatGCAACCTTATCTGGATAAACTGGCCAGCTCTGCAAACAGTTGTATAATTTCTCGGGAGAAGATTTTCAAAGCCCGAGAGACTGTCTAACAGTGTCTCAGTTCAGTTTATAACAGAAGGTGTGACTTACAAAATGGTTAAGAGTTTAAGAGCGGCATTTAGCAGACAAACAAGTATTGCTATGTGATGGAAAATCTAGACAACAGTGTTTCTGGATCTTGATGCATACTAGGGACTTAAAGCCGGgatgtctctgcctctgttgtGTAACTCTCTGTAACAGATGCCATAAAGAAAAATTATCTACTCAGTATTAAAACCACCTTATTACCTTTTATGTAACTTGGTCTTTATCTTCTCAACAGATGAGCCTTGGCCAGGTGGCCAGGTTGACCTGCACGCCGGACTTTGCATACGGCAGCAGAGGATACCCACCCATCATCCCAGCAAATGCCACTCTCGTCTTTGAAGTGGAGCTTCTTAAATGTTGAGTGTTTAAGGCGAAGGTTGCcctcctgatttttttcattccacCCACATCTTTGACACAAATAACTGTTTAATTAAAGGTGCTGTCATTTATACACAAGGACAAATCATTATAGAAATAATTTTGATATCCTGATATAGTTGAGACAAATGAGACCATGCTAATGCCAGTGGTATTCTTGGTGCTAAGATGACAGTCTTAATCAATCTTAAAGGAATAACGTGACATTATGGGGAAAATACTtatttgatatatatattttttggtaGAGAGTAATGTGAGAATTAATGGTTTCAGATCAGCCTACCAATACCTCTAAAGCTCGGTCATTGATACATAATATTTTGTTTGCTTAATCCATCCAAAAAAGTGTCATAATGACGTGGTTttaaaggggtgggggggtggtgtCTTGGGCAGTTTCTTGAGTGGGTGCAGTAACAGACTGGCTAGCTGTTTACTGTCTTTGTGCTACAGTTACAGCTACAAGTTCTGCtaatcagctgctgtctgtagcttcatgtttaccAGGCAGACATGGGTGGTATCAGTCCTATCCAGCTCTTAGCAAGATATtgtccccaaaatgtcaaattatccctataaaataaataaataaaaatccaacGTGTTGTTTAGTAAACTTCCAGGTTTATTTGGcctttattcttattttttccttttgaataTTTGACACATCCTTTAGTTATAAAATAGCACGAAAGATACACAAAGGAATAAGAGCAAAAAACAATGGAACTTTAGAAAGAGTGAACCAGTGGCACTAAATACATGTTGGAGGATGCCAGCCTTTTCAGTATATATTGCATTTTAtcaaaaagtcacatttaaCACCTTTTAATAAACAgcttatttgttgttttttccccccagcaTGAATTTATCCCTTAAATTGTTCCATTGAGTTGGCAGCTTAAACCTTTGACTCAGTGTAAAGAGACTTTgtatttgatttcttttccaTCCTTACCTGTGTTGCCATTTCTAATATTAGGAGCAGATTTTGAAACCCATTCCTTAATACAATACTCTTGGGTCTTTGTCGAGTTATAGGCCTGAAGTGCTcttgtattgttttatttcttcagtgtATCATCCATTAGAAATCGACTTGTGGGTATTGCAttcttgcattaaaaaaaacaggatactgtatatatgtttCATTCATGGTTTCATTTCACGCTTAATACACAAAGCTATGCATATTGGAATATGATTATTTTTCGAAAATAATATTGTCATCAATCTGGATTCTGTTCAGCAAGTTTAAGTGCTTTGCACTCAACAGACCACAGCGGGCTGCACAGATTCATTCAAAAAACATGGCCAGTGCTGGAAAGTTATAAAACACATGTACCCAAGTATTGTACTTTAATTGAATTTCCATTTTACATTGCTTTGTACTTGTACTTCTCTATAAGTCAGAGGCATATTacattgtattttgttttttttttttacttcactgcttttgttttaaaactttttacCAGTTGCTTTCCAGgttcaatttaaaaatacagcatAGCTATTTTCTATCACTCTGATTACTAATATTTTGCCGTTTATGTCCTGATGCTGTACTTATGCTGGCCATCAAATACTCaaaaacacagctctgttttcatGCATAAAGATGGTGCATGCTATCTTTAATTTACCAATCATATTACTCCTCCATTTACACAGATTATGGACAATAGTGTTCTAATGATATCCGCGTGTCTAGTTTCACAGGTTTATTGTAGCTGTGATccactttttgtgtgtttgttcatccTGTCACAGTTTATAATTATGGGATTCTAAGCAAGTCTTAATTATAAATCATTACACTATCCATGATCCAGCGACATCGAGTGGAGAAAGCTGGTATTACATGAGGGACTTCTGCTGCCTTCACTTGCCTCTCATATCCTGATGGAAATTTTAAGAGAGAGCCTAACCACGCTGAACTCTGTATGGTTCAAGGACTCTCAGAAAgttttactgttaaaaaaaaaaagacattacagatagctTGGTGCTATGATTTAGAAATTCAGATAATGTCTATTTGACCTCACATTAAATGATGGGCTTAGTCAGTTACTTGgtctcctccctcttttctgcAAAAAGAACATAATGTAAGACGTGCACCGTTTATGTGGATACAATAGTATTCTGTGTTTGGACCTACAATTTTGACAAATCCGACATCACCTGAAGGCAGCGGGGTTTCTGCGAGGACAGGCATCACCAGCAGCGTTTCATTCCGGTCAGAGCTGAACCTGCGCACCGTTGTGTTTGCGGACAAAAGTTTAACATGACGAGAAACTTTGTGTTACGAAAATAGTTTGCCcggtttattttccttttccttacTAGACAAGTgggtactttttctttttatgtaaattgacAGCTGCCTGCAGTGAGACGTTGGAGGTTCCCAGTCACTAACTGGCGCAAACACACGTTGCGCTTATTCGTGTGTTTCTTTGCGCCTTGGAGCCGCTTTAACGAAGTGAGGGGAAGGATGGCGGTGACCGTGTCAAAGACAGTTCATCTCATCACAGGACTGGTCATTGTTTTCCAGTTTCAAATAAGCTTCATGAAGCTGAAATCTGCCGGTGGTAAGTCATAAAAATTATTATGCTTAATCCGCAAAGATATATATGTTTACTACTAAAAGCAATGATTGTGATTGAGATATATATCCTAAAATGTATTAGTATTCAGTTTAGTACTCAGTGTTTTCACGTGTCTTTATTCTTGGATGAGTGATAACATTTAGACCACTGATGGATAACGAATATCATTTAAACAGGTACTAATTCTCACTTTAGAAAGACACCttgtaaaataaatactttttctCTTGCTGTGACTGTTGAAGAAATATTCACTTTCATGTATATCTATGATTGTTTGTACTAACACATCCAGCCACCAGGTGgggaatttttattttgaaggagcTGATAGAGAATCTGACTAACGGTGTAATCAGGTTCAGGTGCGATGCTGCTGCTTTGACTGGCGGTCTTTGTGGTTTTCTGTGGaacatcttatttatttttaatgaaaaggcAACGGAGGACTATGCTACAGCCACAGCTGGTAAGCTGTGTCGAACTCCGTGATACATCTGACTTTTACTGGTCTACTAACTCTGCATTTCAACTAAATCTCTGTAGCAGCTCCGCAGTGGCAGTAGCAGCAACTACTGATAAAATTTCTGTTGTTAccagcagagctgctctgtaTTCTTGATATCTGCACTACTAGAGATTATGTAGCATCAGTGCACAGCCCACgtcacaccaacacacacacaggtggagggTTATGTGGCCTCTGGAGCCACGGGGCCACCCTGTGACAGAAATATAGACACAACACCCACTGCTGTCCGGCCTCACATGCCTGGTCCCGGACCTGCTGGTGTGAAGAATGCGAAGCATGCTTTCACCCTCCGCTGTGAAGAGAGAAGTTAGGACGCACTGTTGTCACTGGAGGGGTAGAGAGACGGGGTGGCCGCACATGTTTGCCACATGGCACAGGATGAGGGATTGTTTATGTCCTGTTGCTTGTGAGAAGATGATGCAGGAATCAGTTTACTGATGTTTGAGATGTTCGAGGAGGGGGTTCTGCACGATTTTCAGTTGTAATTTTAGCTGTTTTAGAGAGATGTTGATTATGAtttcattatattatattatactatacttttattttgttttcacttcacttattctagaatttttttttctcttaccacacactatgcaattttcctcttttcttcattttcaactgggagttgcaagtaacagtaagaatttccctatggggattaataaagttattctgattctgattctgatggtCATGACATGGcataaactaaactaaagctCCTCttaaacagtttaaacacaTTAAGACAAAGATATGATGACAGCAGCAACttatctccctctccctcgTCTTTGATTCCTAAGGAGTCTACCGTACTGACACACAGGGGCTGCCTTCTCCAGAGGGAAGGCTGCATGTAAACATCGGGAGTCACAGGCCCAGGGAGAGGAGGTGGGCATCCAGGCCCCGGTCCGGGGCCCCTGGCTGGGCTGCAGATAAGAGAGGCCACTACAGAAACCAGCATCAACCAGAAGAGTCAGATCCAGACCTGCTGATGGGCAATTCTACACAGATAGTGGTAGGTTTTTTTCTACAGCCAAGAAAATTTTATTAgatgaaattaattaattaattaatattcgTTTAAATATTAGATCTAATTCATGTATGCCTGTGTTTCTGAACACTTTAAAGTATAACCGCTAAAAGTTAATCTCCCAGAAGGTAATGAGATTTGAATAATAGACCAGTATATGGCAAtgtaaaatagaaaacatttttggaatCTACTGTGAATCAGGTGTACATATGAAGACTTATGGagcaaacaaagtaaaaaaaaaagagagagatagatagatcgGAATATTTAGTGTATGTTTAAAGGATTTAAATACCTATACTCATATTTTTCCACAGCACATTGATCACGCCTACTACACATCTAAAATATACAGTCCTGGAGACACAGCCAGTAAAGAGCTGTGGGTGAACATCgatgagatggaggaggatgagTGGAAGGTCCGTGGCTTCCTGTCCAGCACCCACAGACAGGCTGAGGTATGAAATC includes:
- the LOC121193530 gene encoding peptidyl-prolyl cis-trans isomerase FKBP1A-like, which translates into the protein MGVQVDTIRPGDGATFPQRGRTVTVHYVGTLTNGKKFDSSRDRGEPFQFKLGAGEVIRGWDEGVAQMSLGQVARLTCTPDFAYGSRGYPPIIPANATLVFEVELLKC